A single genomic interval of Streptomyces sp. NBC_00663 harbors:
- a CDS encoding response regulator — translation MSSRPSRGAARLAAILDALPDALVLVNANGTVVNANTIALEAFETPGTALVGRGLLDLLPEFDSKLIPGSMRRPDHMDPAGRTKPTRMIARRTDGVEFPVEVTSANLENGQQAYDSYGYSGDELLMLVVRDLTGTVDTEAELARSQRQTEMILRAASEGVVGTDTDGRIVLVNPAAAQILGYRASDLGGRELHELMLHSRADGTPFPYEESPLADTLRSGRKHRVRGQVVWSKKGEKVSVDLTTAPVRDGDQLVGAVMTFADRRPYDTLAEEKATVEKQHADELERLSEEHASELTALRQKHVTEVEELQERHAEELAAGEERYAALGEREKDRYEALAGRHEQLLTLLGASLRGPLDELRRELAALAADDAGQLWPEANQVLHHLSAGYSRITQLIDNVLAYQRLDAGSDGITRTKVMLDAVVAAGVEGAVELVGPGRVQFAVHAPPIEAKVDHSLLARALAHLVADVAGVDATGNAPVSAGGYMDNTVVVAAAQRGEVVRIEVRGPYAGGDPVHEPIVRGIVRAHGGVLQTHEVPGMSGSAYVLEVPIGGGAGAVPADPSASGPAAIEAAPETTDAGGRRRARRSSVDAFLESEDLAADSDSSAEGPGEGGGGTAPTGRRRRRTAEEAAQVAAQTGVESGDAAGGTGRRRGRPAEIAGGDGAAGAAAGAAADVAIGAGVSEGAVMTAAEHAAGTAAMGSGLGGTVPPQGVPPQGVSAQGVSAQGVSAQGVPAPAQHALPPALPAVASGDGAGAGGETQPTGRRRRALAAANERAAAQEAGPRAVFALPPAEADRGPEGAGAEVPPGQGQGQGAAVASQVPAQQAPAPAAAAVPVPAQAQAAVPPQASGAQVAVHVPGQAAPAAVPAAMPAGLVDDGRHDAVPHDQAEDHTPPQPHPASAPTGRRRRAVGQPAEAAGAPAPGVPVPQQAASGQGVQVTAAPDQPVPAQPVPAQPVPAQGVAPGVSVPAQNATGQTASPAQALSPVQAQAQAPNAAVAPAQPLPAEAASQPWATADGTVGPGGADGTAGAGAAAQSAGTPAPGTPLPPEAVASTAPAQAPARAAQPLPAEAVAPAAPAAPVDPNSTQGRAISVRTLGQGVPFTRQAAQVQQPQTSATPAPHQPGGSGRRRKLGTPPDPATGRPHPTAEAPAPAAAAPQPSLAGQSRLTQMTEGTGRSYAIGAPDENAAEGPEPLDGPGGAVEVADPPRPQPMDDELPPEPLDNPRRLLVWPAPDVTTQQALSDRGYRPVIVHSREEVDAQIAAFPAALFVDPLTGPITRTALQSLREAAVTAQVPVMVTAGLGQATREAAYGADPAVLLKALAPRDSEQHPPRVLLIEEHAEIALALTATLERRGMQVARAASDADAVALAGQFRPNLVVMDLLQVHRRQAGIVDWLRANGQLNRTPLVVYTAAVDQADLPRLASGETVLFLAERSTSAEVQARIVDLLARIGTN, via the coding sequence GTGAGCAGCAGGCCATCCCGAGGCGCTGCTCGCCTCGCAGCCATACTCGACGCGCTGCCCGATGCGTTGGTGCTGGTCAACGCCAATGGGACCGTCGTGAACGCCAACACCATCGCGCTCGAGGCATTCGAGACGCCGGGTACGGCATTGGTCGGGCGCGGGCTGCTCGATCTGCTGCCCGAGTTCGACTCCAAGCTGATCCCGGGCTCCATGCGGCGGCCCGATCACATGGATCCGGCGGGGCGGACCAAGCCGACCCGGATGATCGCGCGCCGGACCGACGGGGTCGAGTTCCCCGTCGAGGTCACCAGCGCCAATCTGGAGAACGGCCAGCAGGCCTACGACAGCTACGGCTACAGCGGCGACGAACTGCTGATGCTCGTCGTACGGGACCTCACCGGCACCGTCGACACCGAGGCCGAGCTGGCCCGGTCGCAGCGGCAGACCGAGATGATCCTGCGGGCCGCGTCGGAAGGCGTCGTCGGGACCGACACCGATGGGCGGATCGTCCTCGTCAACCCGGCCGCCGCGCAGATACTGGGCTACCGGGCCAGCGACCTCGGCGGGCGCGAGCTGCACGAGCTGATGCTGCACTCCCGCGCCGACGGCACGCCCTTCCCCTACGAGGAGTCCCCGCTCGCCGACACCCTGCGCTCCGGGCGCAAGCACCGGGTGCGCGGGCAGGTGGTGTGGTCGAAGAAGGGCGAGAAGGTCTCCGTCGACCTGACGACCGCGCCGGTACGCGACGGCGACCAGCTCGTCGGCGCCGTCATGACCTTCGCCGATCGGCGGCCGTACGACACCCTCGCCGAGGAGAAGGCCACCGTCGAGAAGCAGCACGCGGACGAGTTGGAGCGGCTCTCCGAGGAGCACGCCTCCGAACTCACCGCGCTGCGCCAGAAGCACGTCACCGAGGTCGAGGAGCTCCAGGAGCGGCACGCGGAGGAACTCGCCGCCGGCGAGGAGCGGTACGCCGCCCTGGGCGAACGGGAGAAGGACCGCTACGAGGCTCTCGCCGGGCGGCACGAGCAGCTGCTGACGCTGCTCGGCGCCTCGCTGCGCGGCCCCCTCGACGAACTCCGCCGCGAGCTGGCCGCCCTCGCGGCGGACGACGCCGGGCAGTTGTGGCCCGAGGCCAACCAGGTCCTCCATCATCTGTCCGCCGGGTACTCGCGGATCACCCAGCTCATCGACAACGTCCTCGCCTACCAGCGGCTCGACGCGGGCAGCGACGGCATCACCCGGACGAAGGTGATGCTCGACGCCGTCGTCGCGGCGGGTGTGGAAGGTGCGGTCGAACTCGTCGGGCCCGGACGCGTGCAGTTCGCCGTGCACGCGCCGCCCATCGAGGCCAAGGTCGACCACTCGCTGCTCGCCCGCGCCCTCGCCCACCTCGTGGCCGATGTCGCCGGTGTCGACGCGACCGGCAACGCGCCCGTCTCGGCGGGCGGTTACATGGACAACACGGTCGTGGTCGCCGCCGCCCAGCGCGGCGAGGTCGTACGGATCGAGGTGCGCGGCCCGTACGCCGGGGGAGACCCGGTGCACGAGCCGATCGTGCGCGGGATCGTGCGGGCGCACGGCGGTGTGCTCCAGACGCATGAAGTGCCGGGGATGAGCGGCAGCGCCTACGTCCTCGAAGTGCCGATCGGGGGTGGCGCGGGCGCTGTTCCGGCCGACCCCTCCGCCTCCGGTCCGGCCGCGATCGAGGCCGCTCCGGAGACGACCGACGCGGGTGGACGACGCCGGGCGCGGCGGTCGTCCGTCGACGCGTTCCTGGAGAGCGAGGACCTGGCCGCCGACTCCGACAGCTCCGCCGAGGGCCCGGGTGAGGGCGGCGGCGGTACCGCTCCGACCGGGCGCCGCAGGAGGCGTACGGCGGAGGAGGCGGCGCAGGTCGCGGCGCAGACGGGCGTGGAGTCCGGGGACGCGGCCGGCGGTACCGGTCGGCGGCGGGGGCGGCCTGCCGAGATCGCCGGGGGTGACGGGGCCGCGGGTGCTGCCGCCGGCGCCGCCGCTGATGTCGCCATAGGTGCCGGTGTCTCCGAGGGTGCCGTCATGACCGCCGCCGAGCATGCCGCGGGTACCGCGGCCATGGGCAGCGGGCTGGGCGGGACCGTACCGCCGCAGGGAGTGCCGCCGCAGGGGGTGTCGGCACAGGGGGTGTCGGCACAGGGGGTGTCGGCGCAGGGGGTGCCCGCACCTGCGCAGCATGCGTTGCCGCCCGCGTTGCCCGCGGTGGCGTCCGGGGACGGGGCCGGGGCCGGCGGGGAGACTCAGCCGACCGGGCGTCGACGGCGTGCGCTGGCCGCCGCGAACGAGCGTGCGGCCGCGCAGGAGGCGGGGCCGCGTGCGGTGTTCGCCCTGCCGCCCGCGGAGGCGGACCGTGGTCCCGAGGGTGCCGGTGCAGAGGTGCCGCCGGGGCAGGGGCAGGGGCAGGGGGCCGCTGTGGCTTCGCAGGTCCCTGCGCAGCAGGCCCCGGCTCCGGCTGCGGCTGCGGTTCCCGTTCCGGCTCAGGCCCAGGCCGCCGTGCCACCGCAGGCGTCCGGCGCCCAGGTCGCCGTACACGTTCCCGGGCAGGCCGCGCCCGCTGCTGTGCCCGCCGCCATGCCCGCCGGGCTCGTCGACGACGGGCGGCACGACGCGGTGCCGCACGACCAGGCCGAGGACCACACTCCGCCGCAGCCGCACCCCGCGAGCGCGCCGACGGGTCGGCGTCGCCGGGCCGTGGGTCAGCCCGCTGAGGCCGCCGGGGCGCCCGCGCCGGGGGTTCCGGTACCGCAGCAGGCGGCCTCGGGGCAGGGCGTCCAGGTGACGGCGGCTCCGGACCAGCCGGTGCCCGCTCAGCCAGTGCCCGCTCAGCCGGTGCCGGCGCAGGGCGTCGCTCCTGGCGTGTCCGTGCCGGCCCAGAACGCCACCGGCCAGACCGCGTCGCCCGCCCAGGCTCTGTCTCCGGTTCAGGCTCAGGCTCAGGCTCCGAACGCGGCCGTCGCTCCCGCGCAGCCGCTTCCGGCCGAGGCCGCATCGCAGCCCTGGGCCACGGCTGACGGCACCGTCGGCCCCGGCGGCGCCGACGGCACGGCTGGTGCCGGGGCCGCCGCGCAGTCCGCCGGTACTCCTGCGCCCGGCACACCGTTGCCGCCCGAGGCCGTCGCCAGTACGGCACCGGCTCAGGCGCCGGCGCGTGCTGCTCAGCCGTTGCCCGCCGAGGCGGTGGCGCCCGCCGCTCCCGCCGCTCCCGTCGACCCGAACTCCACGCAGGGGCGGGCGATCAGCGTGCGGACGCTGGGGCAGGGCGTGCCGTTCACCCGGCAGGCGGCCCAGGTGCAGCAGCCGCAGACGTCGGCGACGCCCGCGCCGCATCAGCCGGGGGGGTCCGGCCGGCGCCGCAAGCTCGGTACGCCGCCCGACCCGGCCACGGGCCGTCCGCACCCCACCGCGGAGGCCCCCGCGCCCGCCGCTGCCGCACCGCAGCCGTCGCTCGCCGGCCAGTCACGGCTGACGCAGATGACCGAGGGCACCGGACGGTCGTACGCCATAGGAGCGCCGGACGAGAACGCCGCCGAGGGGCCCGAGCCGCTGGACGGCCCGGGCGGGGCCGTGGAGGTCGCCGATCCGCCGCGGCCACAGCCGATGGACGACGAACTGCCGCCGGAGCCGCTGGACAATCCGCGTCGGCTGCTGGTGTGGCCCGCGCCGGACGTGACGACCCAGCAGGCGCTGAGCGACCGCGGGTACCGGCCGGTCATCGTGCACTCGCGCGAGGAGGTCGACGCGCAGATCGCCGCCTTCCCGGCCGCGCTGTTCGTGGACCCGCTGACGGGGCCGATCACGCGGACCGCGCTCCAGTCGCTGCGGGAGGCCGCCGTCACGGCGCAGGTACCGGTGATGGTGACCGCGGGGCTCGGACAGGCGACGCGCGAGGCGGCGTACGGCGCCGATCCCGCCGTACTCCTGAAGGCGCTCGCGCCGCGGGACAGTGAGCAGCATCCGCCGCGGGTGCTGCTGATCGAGGAGCACGCGGAGATCGCGCTGGCGCTGACGGCGACGCTGGAGCGGCGCGGGATGCAGGTGGCGCGGGCCGCGAGCGACGCGGACGCGGTGGCGCTGGCGGGGCAGTTCCGGCCGAACCTGGTGGTGATGGACCTGTTGCAGGTGCATCGGCGGCAGGCCGGGATCGTGGACTGGCTGCGGGCGAACGGGCAGCTCAACCGCACCCCGCTCGTCGTCTACACCGCCGCCGTCGACCAGGCGGACCTGCCGCGGCTGGCGTCCGGGGAGACGGTGCTGTTCCTGGCGGAGCGGTCGACCAGTGCCGAGGTGCAGGCGCGGATCGTGGACCTGCTCGCACGGATCGGCACCAACTGA
- a CDS encoding SSI family serine proteinase inhibitor, whose product MSLFRKSRAPLARLLVAGASSLVAVGSLAAAPAAALDLMPPPARDDLGTGDHLTVTVRNAGHGGNGTFELYCHPGGGTHPDAGRACAALDRGTRWGKDAFAPVPDDSVCTMQYGGPATAHVTGTWAGRPVEATYDRSNGCEIGRWDRMVPVLPDLRS is encoded by the coding sequence ATGTCCCTGTTCCGGAAGTCCCGCGCCCCGCTCGCCCGGCTGCTCGTCGCCGGCGCCTCCTCCCTCGTCGCCGTAGGCTCCCTCGCCGCCGCGCCCGCCGCCGCCCTCGACCTGATGCCGCCGCCCGCCCGCGACGACCTCGGCACCGGCGACCACCTCACCGTCACCGTCAGGAACGCCGGCCACGGCGGGAACGGGACCTTCGAGCTGTACTGCCATCCCGGTGGCGGCACCCACCCCGACGCCGGCCGGGCCTGCGCCGCGCTCGACCGCGGCACCCGCTGGGGGAAGGACGCCTTCGCCCCCGTACCCGACGACAGCGTCTGCACCATGCAGTACGGCGGCCCGGCCACCGCGCACGTCACCGGGACCTGGGCCGGGCGGCCCGTCGAGGCGACGTACGACCGCAGCAACGGATGCGAGATCGGGCGGTGGGACCGGATGGTTCCGGTACTGCCCGACCTGCGGTCCTGA
- a CDS encoding signal protein, which translates to MKVRGGGRAGLVGVGLAVVLVGCGRGDGGEDAGRAPESASASASVSASGSASSAEQGRLAPDVLQSRWWSWAASEPESTNPVADEDGGDCARNQPKDVWFLAGTFGTRAERSCPVPAGVPVAFPLVNRIGGLDDCALFMDGVEGSAVLDGKKVEADVYRDEAVTVEGVAGNPVTGTDQTFEGTGCGLWVQLPALKSGPHTLKIRGTAGDFATGVDYTLTVAAAS; encoded by the coding sequence ATGAAGGTCAGGGGCGGCGGCAGAGCGGGGCTCGTGGGTGTGGGGCTGGCGGTCGTGCTGGTGGGGTGCGGTCGCGGTGACGGAGGCGAGGACGCCGGACGGGCGCCGGAGTCCGCGTCCGCGTCCGCTTCCGTATCTGCGTCCGGGTCCGCGTCCTCGGCCGAGCAGGGGCGGCTCGCTCCCGATGTCTTGCAGAGTCGCTGGTGGTCCTGGGCGGCTTCGGAGCCCGAGTCGACCAACCCGGTCGCCGACGAGGACGGCGGTGACTGCGCGCGGAACCAGCCGAAGGACGTGTGGTTCCTGGCCGGCACCTTCGGTACGCGGGCCGAGCGCAGCTGCCCGGTGCCCGCGGGCGTGCCGGTCGCCTTTCCCCTCGTGAACCGGATCGGCGGGCTCGACGACTGTGCGCTGTTCATGGACGGTGTCGAGGGATCGGCGGTCCTGGACGGCAAGAAGGTCGAGGCGGACGTCTACCGCGACGAGGCCGTGACCGTGGAGGGCGTCGCGGGCAATCCCGTCACCGGCACCGACCAGACGTTCGAGGGCACGGGCTGCGGGCTGTGGGTCCAACTGCCCGCTCTCAAGAGCGGTCCGCACACGCTGAAGATCCGTGGCACTGCCGGGGACTTCGCGACGGGGGTCGACTACACGCTGACCGTGGCCGCCGCCTCGTAG